Within Apostichopus japonicus isolate 1M-3 chromosome 23, ASM3797524v1, whole genome shotgun sequence, the genomic segment CTGTTTGAACAAATCTTAGAACAAATCtctgaaaaatatttgaaaataatccACAAATTATTTTGATGTGTATATGATCACATCTAAGTGCTAAAAGCTTAGTAAACACTGTTTCATTGTGCAGGGGTCACATCTATTTATAGTGACATTGCTGACCAAGGAAGGGATGAGTATAGATGCTCTTAAACTTCCGGAAGAATTCTTGGACAGAACGTCTTCATGCTAGGAGTTAGTTTTAAGCTGTCATATGTACTTCCTCTTTTGCTTTCTAAAATTAATTTTGCAAATTCACTAattaatatacttatatatttgaataaaaatacAGCAATCCATATATATGAAGAAATGAaatgacatactgtatattattaaacGTTATGGTTTGGTaccaattttacaaaatttgtttaatttattttgtctATAGCTATAGTTTActatcattttaagagagtttTGATATTATTCTATATAATCAAAGTGTATATAAGAACATTAGGTTATAAAAATGACTTGTGAGTAATACATGGTATGATTTCACCAGCAGATAAAGATATGATTAAATGTGGCTGAGATGAAATATTGCTAGGAACAGGAAAGGGTGTAGAGGTATTTAAGTGGTGGAACATGAGTGTCCACTTGGTTGCAGAGCAATTGATATTTACTTGGATATCTTACAAATTCAGAGCCCATGAAGTACAATTCTtaatcaataaataatacaacattATTGACATCTGGACGCATGATTTATGAGCTAAGCTTCAACCACTTTAGTAAGGAATTGTTCGTTTTTGTTGCCTGTTATCATAAcgataaaattaatatttatgttttatgatTTGTTTCTACTTCTGATAAAACAAAAGTTGATCTTAAATCTACTGATGAAAGAGTTTCCTATCTTCACCTCAAATATGAACAACTTTTCTTTAGTAAACTGCAAGTCACAAGTATTCTGCCATGAATAAATAATCAATTTACAATTATAGCTTCAATGTCTCAATGATAATATGATGTTATAAGGGCCATCTGATGTTTTATTCCTAGCAGAATTTTCTTCAAAGGCAAACTGATAATTTGTAAAGTGACAGCATTATGCAAAACACAGTTCCTTAATTAACTACATTTTTATCACATTTGTGATACTTTCCAATTTTAGTGTACTCAAACCAGGTACTTGTTATAGCAAGATGGATTTACACCAACTTTCACCAAGAATTCACTAAGCTTCTCTTCAAAGATAAGTTGTCATAAAGTCATTTAGTTTTTAATCAACTTCAAGTCTCAACAGCTGTTTAATCTTACGTCGGAAGTTTCTGTTGAGGCCGGCGTAGATGAAGGGATTCAGACAAGAGTTGGTGTAGATCAACAAGAAGCAGTAATGATACACCCACGATGCGACCGGTGAATTCCGATTGACGAGGTGGACTATGCAGAGAGGTGTCCAACATATGGTGAACGTACAGTAGACCAGAGCCGAGACCATCGTGTACCTCAGCTCGGCCTTCTTACAGGTTTGTCTGGACCTTTCGTTCGTCTGGTGAGCCAGACTCGCATTGTTGTCGGTGATTCCTGGTCTCACTACGAGATGATTTATCACCTTCCGCTTACTCCTCTTAGCGAAGGCAAAAGTGAGAAAATAAAACAGAGGAATCGCTAAATAGCAGAGGAAAAATGAGACACAAACCAGGAGAGTCCAAAGAAGCCAAGACATTGGGTCTCCTGGTTCCATCAAACAGGTATGGAGGGGTGGTACGGGTACGACGTTACCAAAGCCCATCTCTGGTAGGAGAATGACAAACGTATTCAATACCCAGAGGACCGCCACCGTGACCGCTGTGGCCTTGGCGTTGAAGAGCTTCCGATAGACTGAAATCTTTTTGGTGACGAGACAATAGCGATTGAGAGCGATCACGTTTAACATGACGGCCGATTGGCTGCTGAAGATGGAGGCCAGATAGAACTGGATCTTACAGAGATGCAAGCTCTTAAAGAGATAGTCATTACCCAGCAAGGCTGGGATGAACGTCGGGAAGCAGATGGCACAGTTACCTAGATCGGTGAATGCTAAATGAGCTACTAGAAAATTGGTGGCAGTCTTCAATCGGCTGGTTTGCATGATGGATAACCAGATGAGGATGTTGCCGACGGCACCCACGGTGGTAGCCACGATGGAATAACCGGTGAGGAGGAACGCGACCGAACTGGGAAAGGGGTACGGAAGGATAATGTGGTCGTAGTCATATCTGGAAGAATTATACATCTTAGAAGGAGTCTTGACCACATGTCCAATCAGCGACAGAAATTACTAGTTCTTACAAATGTTCAGTTGCAATGTAACGGCATGAAATGTCTATCAAAAACGACACAAACTATAGCGTCTCTATAGTTCATACAGCTTCTACCACTTTATTATCAGAAATATGGTCCGCTTTCTTTTCTCTGTTTCTTTCAGTTaagaaattaaagtaaattcTTGTCAATGTCCCAATTATCACTCTATAAACCTGTTTTGATAAATGTTGAAGCACTGATGAATTCTGTCAAAACAAAACCCTTATTCAGTCAGTTAATCCAATAAATTGAAAATGATGTTTCATCAAATATACACCACGGCTCACAGAAGTATGTACACATCTTTCCAGAGTTTCATTGTAATAGCATAACCGTAGAAAAATTCAAATCGTAACTGTTAACATCATCACAACTAAAAACATTTTGCATTGGTTTATGGAAGCAACGTATAGCTGTGATAGATGGCTAAGTTGCATACATCCATTAATTCTCGCAAGATCTTTAGACAGCCGCAGTTAAAATACCTTCTGGTCGGTTAAGTCACagtaacaaaataaatactAAAAGAGTAAAACTGTGTAATACACAAGAAAGCATGAAATTTAAATGAAGTGGGAACCACCATCATATATCATAAtcacagaaaaacaacaaaaattgctAAATTCCAAGTCAAAATAATCAATGGTAGATTTCAACATCCAGTCGAAATAAGGAAAGTAGAACTGTAGTTCCATTCATATAGCTGTAGATTCAGTTAAGTAACGGTGCAGTTGTTGTGTGGAGACAGAGAAGTAAGACATCAAGTGAAGTAAGCGTTTCAGCCAAGTACCGGCCGTAAAAATAAATAGTCAGGCACAAGATGACTTTTCAGAAGGAAAATTGATCCTGCAGTTTGTTCAAGCAAGAATAAGTCAGAACCTGGACTTCCCTCAATATTCAATTGCAGAGAAGTAACAAATCTCGCGATTTCGCACAATTCGTGGGAATGTTAGAAAACAATGAGAATTACAATATTGCAAGGTAGTTACTCTCAAGACACAGTGTGTGTATTTAGTAGTTGTCTTGTTATCAGATCTTTGCAGTAGATTTGATCGTTTACGTGCACACTTTGCCGGTTATTCCGTAGAAACGATAGTCTTGATGCAGAAGACTCATATTGGAGATCTAAGAtacttttaaaattgaaatattatttaaactgaaaaaacaataaaagcaaTCAAGCTAAGCAATTTAATAAACGTGGAGAGTTATTTGCACTGCAATTCAAGATTTTCGAAAAATTATTGATAAACTTAAAGGCTAATGAGGCCCCGAAGATAAAAGTCAAGAAATGATTGGGTTCTATTTCCAACAAAGCCGCTATCATcaggaaattaatattaatatttaactgTAAATTATAATACAGAAGTGTTGGTGCCAAACGCACGCAAGGCAAAATGTCTTCAAGATTCTTACTAAATTATGGTCCTACTACAATGCATATAAAGTGTATGTGAGTCAAAGGATGAGTTTTGGCAACAAGTTTAAAACTGATATATTATAGTCAGATAGAAAGGAAAAAAGGCTATTTCGACTATTAAAATATGCAACCTTTACAATCTGATTAAACGTGTTAATTGCTATAAAGTGCTTTCATGTTAAACCAATGAGATTGTCAGCAGAATATCTTCAGTCTTAACATCTAATCTTTAGTCTTCAATCAATGATTTATCATTTCTAATAAACCCCCAAAAAAGTGTTCTTTAAATAGCTCAAGTCAAATGAACAACAGGGTACCAATATATAACTAACAATTACCAACACCATATTTGgttcttgacaaatttgttgcAAAATGAAATGTAGCATTTTGTTATTTGAATTAAGCCATATAACTACTGTTTtcctttttcaagttttgtattGCTAAATTCTGAGGAGCTGAGCTAATAGACTAGGTATTCCAGTCACTTTGACTGATCAGCCTCTGATGATAAATAGATCTGTGGTATTCAAAATGAGGGACGCTACCCCCCTTTTATGATAGCCAAAATGTTTTTGAGGGTTGCAACTACAAACAAGgagaagaaataagaaaaaatttCGAATTAACATTTctaaaaaagttgcaaaatataacaccattttgcaactaCTGTATTAAAGCACCAAAATTTATATGAAAATTTCTCAATTGTGAGGGGCATACCACTTCCCTAGCTTACTCAGGCTACAATATTTCCACTACAGGATCTctaaaaaatggtaaaaattgatgaaaatcaagcaaaaaagtttgaataccGAGGCTTTAGATGAGCATTCAGACTTttactcattacaatttcaagttttaaaaaaggcactttttttttcattttaagaatATTAACAGAatattattgtaattaattttaatgtcgcTATCAATTTTCACCAGGTATGATGAAAAGCAGACAATGTTTAGACTTGGAAAACTCCAAATGAAAGTACAAAGCATGTAGTACATTAAACTAAAGGACTTATTGTCTATAGAAAGCAAATTGTCACTTAATTATTAAAAGCCGTCATGGTATGGTTGTAACCTAGCGACACTAAAATGTATCTAATAATGTGTCAAAAAACCTATTGATGTCTTACTTATAATGCAAAAACCAA encodes:
- the LOC139964713 gene encoding melatonin receptor type 1C-like; translated protein: MYNSSRYDYDHIILPYPFPSSVAFLLTGYSIVATTVGAVGNILIWLSIMQTSRLKTATNFLVAHLAFTDLGNCAICFPTFIPALLGNDYLFKSLHLCKIQFYLASIFSSQSAVMLNVIALNRYCLVTKKISVYRKLFNAKATAVTVAVLWVLNTFVILLPEMGFGNVVPVPPLHTCLMEPGDPMSWLLWTLLVCVSFFLCYLAIPLFYFLTFAFAKRSKRKVINHLVVRPGITDNNASLAHQTNERSRQTCKKAELRYTMVSALVYCTFTICWTPLCIVHLVNRNSPVASWVYHYCFLLIYTNSCLNPFIYAGLNRNFRRKIKQLLRLEVD